The following is a genomic window from Synechococcales cyanobacterium CNB.
CCCGCTCTCTCGCCCGCCTGGGAGATCGCCGCGCTGACGGGCGACGTACGCCTCGACTCGTCGGCGCTCGCCGGCACGCGCGGCTGGCGCGAGGGCCGATGGGTCGAGACGGCCGAAGGCTCGCGCGCCCGCCTCACCGGCGCCGGCGTCGGCCGCGTCACCGTCGAGGGCGGCTCGCGCCTGCGCCTCCTCCGCGCCAGAGCCGGCGAGCACCGCCTCGAACTCGCCCGCGGCGAGATCAGCGCGTTCATCTACGCCCCCCCCCGCCTCTTCTTCGTCGAGACGCCCGCCGCCACCGCCATCGACATGGGCTGCGCCTACGACCTCGCGGTCGGCGAACGCGGCGACGGCATCCTCCGAGTCACCGCGGGCTGGGTGGAGCTCCGGGCAAGGCCCGTCGCTTCGCGCGTCCCCGCGGGCGCATCCTGCCGCATCTCGGGCGCGTCCGGCCCCGGCATCCCGGTCTTCGACGACGCCCCCCCCTCGGTCCACGCCGCCGCCGACGCCCTCGAACGGAGCGGCACGGACGCCGACGCCCTCGCCGACCTGCTCGCCGCGGCCCGCCCGCGCGACTCGCTCACGCTCTGGCACCTCATCCCGCGCACCGAGGGCGACTCGCGCGCCGCCGTCATCGCCCGCCTCGCCGGCATCGCCCCCCCCGCCGATGCCGCCGTCACCGCCGATGCCGCCTCCCTCGACCCCGTCGCCCTCGACCGCTGGTGGGAAGACCTGCGCCGCGCCTGGTAAGGCCCGCAACCGAGGGCGTTGCCGCAACGGCCCGCCCGCCCCCTGCGTAAAGTTCCTGATGCGGCCACCGCGCACCACCGCCGCGCGCCCGGGCTTCTCGCTCGTCGAGCTTCTCGTCGCCATCGCCATCATCGCCCTGCTGATCGGCGTGCTGCTGCCCGCCCTCGGCAAGGCACGCCGCGCCGCACGCGACGCCGCATGCCTGAGCAACCTCCGCCAGCACGGCATCGCCTGGACCATGTACCTCGACGACTTCGACCGGTTCCCATGGGGCGCAGACCCCGAATACAACAAGAAACTCCGCTGGGGCTGGGGCGGCGTCCACTTCTACGGCTACGACGGCGAAGACCCCGACGCGCCCTCCGACCTCCTCGCCGTCCGACGGCCCGTCAACCCCTACCTCGGCCTCGACGAAACCACCGACGCCTTCGCCCGCATCTTCCGGTGCCCCAACGACGACGGCATCCGCTACTTCGGACACCCCGAAGTCCCCATCCCCTGGGAGGAGTTCGGCGCGGCCAGCCGCGCGGGCGAAACCACCGTCTTCGGCATGATGGGCAACAGCTACGAGGCCAACCGCGTCATGTACGAGCGACGCATCAACAACACCCCCGTCTACGGCCCCTGGTTCGGACCCGACCGCGTCAAGGTCGTCCCCTCGCGCTTCGTCCTCCTCGGCGACTCCGGCGCCATGACGGTTGCCCTCCACCGACGGACCTTCGAGTGGATCGTCTACGCCTGGTGGCACGGCACGGGCCGCGGCCAGCTGACCTTCCTCGACGGCTCGGCCCGCAACGAGAACGTCGTCGGGGAAGGGGCGTACTCGATGGGGTTCGGGCCGTGACGAGCCGGGCACGGCGTCAGCATGGCTCCGCCGACCCGCCCCCATTCCTTGTTCATACGCAATGAGTGTCGGTTGAGCACGGGCGAGCGCACCAGCCGGGCCGAAGGGAGCGGCAGTGCCCCGCCGGAGGGGCGGCCCGCGTGCGCGCCGAACCGGACGCACCGGGCGGAGATCCTCTGGTTGTTCGCCCGCCGCCGCGTGCGCGAACACGGTCGGGCAGGAGGCCGACGAGCATCGTCAAGCCCGAAGCCGCCGTCCCGGCCGCCTTCCTTCCATTCTCCTTCCCCTCGTGGGGCGGCCGTCGCGGCCGCCTCCTCCTCCCTCATGCACCCCTCGGTCGGGTACCCGCCCCGGCCGCCCCTCCGGGGCTGAGGCATGGCCCCCTCAGCCCCCGCGCGCGGCAGGCCACGCGACAATCGTGCGCCGAGCGCACCGAGGTCGCAAGGTCGGCGAAGGGGTCGGTTCTCGAACATCATTCCTGCTCGCCTCCTGTCGGCATTGCGAACTCCAGCCGATCGACGAGAAGCCCGTCGATGTCCTCCAGGTCGAGCATGTACTTGGGCGGCCGGGGCATGCCGTTTGAGTTACGACCCTGCTTCATCTCGCCCAATCGCCGAGCGGACTCCCGGTCGAGGCGAAGAAAGAGAATCTCCGTCAGGATCGCCCGGGTCTTGCGGTAGCGCGACACCGAGGTGCGGAGGCGGTGTTGTTCGCCTCCCAGTCTCCGGCAATCGGATGCACACCGGGTATCGCGGTCATCCGCCCATCACTCCGTTAGCGGTACACTGCGCCTCTGTCATGGGCCGCCTTCGACGCTTCGGCTTCGATTCGCTCGTCCGGCACATCGTTGGCGATCTGAAGCGTTGTCGCAAGCACGTCGTCAAGCACCAGTTGTTTATGGTCGAGCCGCTCCTCAATGTGGCCGAGCAACCGGATGGTGCGGTTGTGATAGCGGAAGACGTGCTGGAAAGATTCCGTGCTGGCCATGTGATGCATCACGAATGATCGACCCTGAATCGCTGCGTCCACCACGCGCCGGGGTTGCCGTGCCGGGCGTAGATGCAGCACTCGAACAGCCGCCAGCCCGCACGGTCCACCCAGTCGACCGCCCAACGGAACGTGGTCATGGACTTGGCGAAGTTCTTCGTACCGTCGCCGATGACGACGGCGCAGACGCCGCCCGTCGCCGTCGCGCCGAAGAGTTCAGAGCCGAGGGATTGGTAGTCGAGCCGCCAGTCCTTGCCGTAGTCGCGGATGCCGTCGTACGGGGGGCTGAACACCGTCAGGTGGACGCTCTGACGCGCCAGCGTCGGCAGGACTGCCAACGCATCACCGAGGATGATGGAGTTCCGAGTCGAGCCGACGCTCGATGCCGCCGCCTTGAGTTCGGGGATCATGACCATTCCAATCTATGAGCGTTGCCGATGCGGACCCGAGCGGCGACCTGCCCGCCCTCGCCCGCGCGCGACGCGCGTCTCTTTCGCCACGCCCCGGAAGACCTCGTCGTTGCGGTTTGAGTTGAAAGGCGGGTCGATGGAGACGAGGTCGATGACGCGCGTGTCCACGAGCGCGGAGGGGCGGCCGGGCGCGGGCCGGGCCGCGTCGGGCGTGGAGTGCGCGGGGGCATCCGCGTCGGCTCGCCGCGTCCGATCGAGCGTGGTCTTCCGTTTGGCCATCGGGGCGGAGTATACCGGATGAGGCCCGAACAGGGTGGTAATGACAGACAGTCCACACCACACGTGCCGGGGGTCGCTCCGCGTTCCGCCCTGCGCCCCTACGCCCGCACCGTCAGCCCGACCGGCCGCACCACCCCCGCCGCACCCGGCTGCACGGCGATCCCCAGCGGCACGCGCTTGCCGTCCGGCCCGCGCGGCGGGATGCCGTCCTCGTCCACGATCCGCTGGATCGCCATCACGCCCTCGATCAGCTGCTCCGGCCGCGGCGGGCAGCCGGGGACGTAGACGTCCACCGGGATGAACTGGTCGCACCCCTGCACCGTCGCGTAGGTGTCGAACACCCCCCCCGTCGAGGCGCACGCCCCCATCGAGATCACCCACTTCGGCTCCGTGATCTGCTCGTAGATGCGTTGCAGCACCGGCAGCATCTTGATGCCGATCCGCCCCGCCACGATCAGCAGGTCGCTCTGCCGCGGGCTGAACCGCATCACCTCCGCCCCGAACCGGGCCAGGTCGTACCGGCTGCACGCCGTCGCCATCAGCTCGATCCCGCAGCAGGCCGTGGCGAACGGCATCGGCCACAGCGACGACCGACGCGCCCAGTTGATCACCCGCTGCAACTGCGTCGTCAGCACCCAGTCGGTCGGCAACGCGGCTTCGATGCCCATCGCGCTTCGCCCTCGCCCCGCCGGATTCCCCCGGCGTCACGCACATCCTAGACCGCCCGGCGCTCAGGCCAGCGACCGCAGCACGCCCTCCGCCGCCGCCAGGTCGTCCACGCGGAAGATGCACCGCGCCGGCGTCCCGTTCGCCGACGGCGACTGGTAGGCGTACCGGATGTTGATCCGCGACACGCCCAGCCTCGCCGCCACCTCCGCGAACGCCCCCGGCCGCTCGTCCAGACCGACGCACAGCACCTGCGTCTCCGCCACAGGCCCCGCGCCCGAGTCGCACAGCCCCTCGCAGACCCGCCGCAACGCCTCCTCCGGCGTGCCGATCAGCCGAACCAGCCCACGACCGTTGTGCTCCGACACCGCCACCGCCTCGGCCTGCACCCCCGCCGCACGCAGCGCCTCGAGCACGCCCGCCAGCTCCCCAGGACGATCGGCGAGGTAGATCGAGAACTCGGTCAGCCGGCTGATCTGCATCGCGGGTGCGCCTCCCGAAGCCGGCAACGCCGGCCGTCGCTCCCTGTCTAACCCTCCGCCGGACGCCGGGATGCGTTCCAGGCCCCGCAAGGGCCGGTCCCGCACATCCGCCGTCGGCCGATCCCCAGTCGCACGCGAGGGGGCGAACGGTAGCCCCGTCGAGCGCCCCACGACGCTTCGCCGCCACGATCAGGCCGGTTCGGGCGCGTTCGTCGATTCGCCCCGGCTCTCGACACCGGCCGCGGGCACGCTCGGCCGCTCCACCAGGTCCGCCAGCGTCATCCCCGCGAACGCCTCCGCCTCGCGGCGGCGCAACTTCCCCAGCGTCGAGAGGTCCGCCGAGTCCGCGCGGTCCGCGCGGCCGCTCGACGCACCGATGCCGACCGCCAGCGCCTCCGTCGCCCGCACGCTCTCGGGCGGGCGCGCCAGCGCGAAGCGAACCTCGTCCCGACCCGCCGGAACCCGGTGCAGCAGCCCCTCGTCCGCCATCTCCTCCAGCAGCCGCTCCGCCAGCGCCGGCTCAAGACCAAGCGACCGCGCCGCCTCGTCCGGCGCGACCGGCTTGCCCCCCTGGAACCGCGACGCCACGTGCGCCGCCAGCGCAACCACCGTCGCCCCGTCCACCACCGGCGGCCGGTCCAGCGCATCCACCCGCGCCAGCACCCCGTGCCGGAACGTCTGCATGATGTACGACACCTGCAGCCCGAGCAGCACGATCACCCACGTCACGTAGATCCACAGCATGAAGAGCGGGATGAGCGCGACCGCCCCGTACAGCCGCGCGTAGTTCTTCGACCACTGCAAAAACGCCGTGAACCCCCACTTGCCCCCCTCCCACAGCAGCGCGGCCAGCACCGCGCCGGCCAGCGCGGTCTTGATCGACACCCGCGTGTTCGGCACCGTCACGTACAGGAACACCAGCAGCCCCGTGCTGATGACCACCGTCACCGCGAACCCCGCGATCGGCACCAGCGCGGACTGGTCCCCCCCGCCGTCGATCTTCGCCACCCACCCCGTGAACGAACCGCCCACGTAGAAACTCGCCACCAGGAAGACCGACCCGAGCGTCAGCATGGTCCAGTACTGCGTCACGCGGCGCGGCCACGACCGCCCCGTCGGCGCGTGATAGATCCGGTTGAACGCCCGCTCGATCTCGACCACGAACGAGAGCGCGGCATACGCCAGCATCGCCAGCCCCGTCAGCCCGATCGCCACCAGCTTCACCTCGCGCACGTTCAGCACCAGCTGCTCGACCCACGCGTCCAGCCTCGCCGCCGCCCCCTTCGCCTGCTCCCTCGCCTCCGCACCCCCCTCCGTGGGCACGATCGGCAGGAACCCCGCCCCCACCGCCCCGAAGTCCGAGGCCTCCGGCTCAGGCTCGACCACGATCTCGGTCAGGCCCGCGTAGCGCAGCAGGTCGCGCACGACCTCCGTCACGTGCTCCTTCGTCGCGAACGCCCCCAGCACCACCAGCCCGATCACGAACACCGGGATCAGCCCGAAGATCGTCCGGTACGCCAGCGCGGCCGCCATCGCCGGCAGCGGCGTGCGGTAGATCTGCAACGCCACCTGCTTCGCCACGCGCAGCGTCCGCGTCGCGCTCGGTGCCCGCTCCGGTTGTGCAGGCGTCTGCTCGCTCATGCCGCACCTCCCGGGCCGACCTCACGCTCGACCGCCGTCGATGCCTTGCGCAGCGAGCGCACCTCCGCGGCCGTCAACTCGCGCCACTGCCCGCGCGCCACGCCCTTGAGCCGAAGCGGCCCCATCGCCACGCGCTCCAGCCGCTTCACCGGGCACCCGACCGCCGCGAGCATCCGGCGCACCTGCCGGTTCCTTCCCTCGCGCAGCGTGACCTCCAGCACCGTCGCGTCTCGGTCGCGCTTCACGATCCGCAGCCCGACGTGCGACGCCCGCGCCGCGCCCACCGTGCGCCCCTCGCGCCGCTCCGCGAGATAGATGCCCTGTTCGAGACGGGCCAGCGCATCCTCCTCAAGCCTGCCCTTCACCACCGCGTGATACGACTTCGCCACGCCGTAGCGCGGGTGCGAGAGCCGGTTCGCCAGTTCGCCGTCGTTCGTCAGCAGCACCAGCCCCGTCGTGTGGTAGTCCAGCCGTCCGACCGGGTACAGCCGCACGCCCGACGGATGGTCCACGAAGTCGAGCACCGTCCGCCTCGCCGCCCCCGGTTCGTCGGCGACCGCGCTCAGCGCCCTGGCCGGCTTGTTGAGCAGGATGTAGATGTGCCGCTCGGGCGACCTCACCGGCGTGCCGTCTACCTCAACCGTGTCCTCGCCCAGCCGAACGAACACGGGCAACTCGCGCACAATCCGCCCGTTCACGCGCACCCGCCCCTCGGCGATCAACTCCTCGCACGCACGCCGCGACGCGATCCCCGCGTGCGCCAGCACACGCTGGAGACGTTCACCCTGCTCGCGCGTCGTCGTTGTCTTCCTCGGTCGCGTCGCCCGCTGGCCGGGCGTAGTAATCCGCGCCCGCGACGGTGCGCGGCCCGATCCGGCCTTCGAAACCCGACGCTTGCCCGGCACGCCCAGAGTCTACGCCGCCCTTCCCTGCCGTCCTGCCCGCACATGTGCGCCATCCGGTACACTGCCGCGGTCCAGCCAGGGAGGGCACGCCATGACCCGGCACGCGCCGACCCCGTCCGTCATCGACGATGTCTTTATCACGCCGCGCATCGTCGATGCCACCGCGTTCGAGCACTTCGCGGGGCGCCTCCGCGCCGCCGTCGCCGAGGCCGACGCCCACCGCGCCCGCCTCGACGCCGCCGCCGGCGCTGCCCGCCCGCTCGCCTCAACGCTCGAACGGGCGGGCGCGGAGGTCGCCGCCCGTGTTGAAGCCGCCCGCGCCGCCGCAAACGCCCTTGCCGATCGCCTCGCAGCGCTCGAGCGGGTCGCATCGCGCATCGGCGACCTCGAACGCCGCGCTGCGACGCTCGAACGGACCGCCGCCGAACTGCAATCGCGCGCCGTCGCCGCTGTCGACGCCGCCCAACGCCGCCTTGCCGAGATCGAACGCGCCGTCGCCTCCCTGTCGCCGCCCGTGCCACCGACGTCGGACGCTGTGAGCCGACCTCGGCGCCCGGATACCAAAGACACACCCGCCCCCAAGCCCAAACCCCGCAAGCGCACCGCAAACCACAACTCGGACCGCACCACCGAAACACCCGCTCCCTCGCCTGCCTCCCCCCTCCTCCGTCGCGTGGATCGTCCCCGGCAATCGACCGATGACGAACTCGCAGGCCGTGCGAACTAGACCTGCTTCACGCAATCCAGACCTCGTCCTTGCCCCCCCCTTCCTTCAGCATCCCGCACTCCGCCCGCAGGACCTCTCCCACGCTCCACGCCTGAAAAGGGCATCCGCCCGTCCGGTGCGGCGGGTCGCCGTCCGCGACTTCCGCGATGTGCCCGAGGCCGCCCGCCTCCGCGTTGCGCACCAGCGGCTCGACGAACCGCTCGCGGGCCTCGCGCTTCGCCTCCGCCGTGCCGCCGCGCACGCGCACCCACGCCTCCACGAACGGCCCGAGCAGCCACGGCCACGCCGTCCCGTTGTGGTACGCCTCGTCGCGCTCCCGCGGCCCGCCCTCGAACCGCCCCCGGTACCCCGGCTCGCGCGGCCCGAGCGTGCGCAGTCCCATCGGCGTCCACAACTCGCGCTCGACCACGTCGACAACCCGCGCCGCACGCTCCGGCTCCAGCAGCGACCACCGCAGACCTCCCACCGCGAACACCTGGTTCGGCCGCAGCGACGAATCCGCCGCGCCCGGCGCATGATCCGCGTCCACCACGTCGTGCAGCATCCCGCGCTCGGCGTTCCAGAACCTCTCGCGGAACGACGCCAGCCCGCGCCGCCACGCCGCGTCGAGCTTCGCGTCCCTCGGCTCCATCTCCGCCGCGATCCGCGCCGCGTTGATCCACAGCGCCTGCACCTCGACCGGCTTGCCGACGCGCGGCGTGATGGCACGCCCGTCCACTCGCGCATCCATCCACGTCAGGCTGGTGCCGCGTTCCCCCGCCGCGAGCAGGCCGTCCTCCGTCACGCGCACGCCGTGCCGCGTGCCGCGCAGGTGTCCGGCGACGATCCCTCGCACCGCCGACCGCAGCGATCCCTCCTCGCCAGCCTCCAGCCGCAGGCGCGCCCGCTTGACCGTCTCAAGAAACTCCCACGCCGCCTGCACGAACCAGAGCGCGGCGTCCACGCTGTGATACTCCGGCTGCGTGCCCGCGTCCGGGAATCGGTTCGGCAGCATTCCGTCCACCACGAACCGCGACCACTCCCCCAGGATCGACCGCGCCTCCTCCAGCCGCCCGGTCGCCAGGCACAGCCCGCGCACCGAGATGAAGGTGTCGCGCCCCCAGTCCGTGAACCACGGGTACCCCGCGATGATCGTCTTCGAGAGCCCGCGCGACACGACATACGCCTGCGCCGACGCCGCCAGCCCGGTCCCCAGCACGGCGCGCCGCGCCCGCTCGCTCCGTCGCAACTCCTCGAGTGTCGGCTCGCCGCTCGTCCCCGGCTCGCGCGGCGTGTCCGTGGACAGGATCATCCACGCCTCGCCCGCCGACAGGTCGAACTCGAAGTGCCCCGGCGACGCCAGGTCCTCCACGCTGTCAAGCCCCCGGCGCGCCTCTTCGGAGTACAGGAACCGCCGGTACCACTCCATCGCCTCGCGATAGACGCCGTTCGTGCGCGCCGCGATCGTCGGCACGCCGTAGTACGGCCGCCAGATCACCGCGTCGCCTCGCCGCTCGGACCCCGCGTTGAAACTCGGGTTCTCGTGGTGCGTCGCGTGATAGTCGCGCACCGAGATCAGCGGCCTCACCGACAGCCCCGCGCCCTTGCGCCCCGTGAGCAGCCGCCACGAGAGCACGACCATCGGTCTCCCGCGCGGCACGAACACCTCATGCTGCACCCGCGTCCGGTCCGGCAGTCGGTACGTCCACGTCGGCCACGGCTCGCGCACGAACGACTCCACCCAACGATCCCCGCGCGGGTGCAGCACGTCAGGCGCATACCGGTGCGCGCACAACGGCACGGGGCACTCCCCCCCCGTCAGCCACGCGTCAAGCCCGTTCACCAGCACGAACCGATCCGTCGGCGGCGTGCGCGACGCCAGGAGCAGCGCGTGGTAGCGCCGCGTGCGCACGCCGCTCACCGTCCCCGACGCGAACCCGCCGAGGCCGTCCGGCTCCAGCCATTCCGCCTCCATCGCCGCGACGCGCGCCATGCCGCCCCCAACCCCCGGGCCGATCGGTCAGTACGTGCCCGCCCGCGCCCGCGCGAGCGCGAGGTCGTGCGCCACGTGATACGGCCTCGACACCCGCGACCAGTCGAAGTTCCACGAACGCTGCTCCACCTGGTTCCGCAGCGCCACCCTCGCCCGGCGATCCAGCGTGCAGAACTCCAGCATCCGCCGCGCCAGCAGGTCCGCCGACTCGCCGTACTCACGCCCGCGCCGCGGCAGGATCCAGAGGCCCCACCTGTCGTGATCCGCGAAGTTCTCCGCCACGTGCCGGCCGAACCCGGCCAGGTCGCTCGTCACCGCAGGCACGCCCATCGTCACGCACTCCAGCGGCGTGTACCCCCACGGTTCGTACGCGCTCGGGAACACGCCCAGGTGGCACCCGCGCACAAACTGCTCGTATTCCATCCCCCACAGCGGATTCGTCGGGCTGATGAAGTCCGGGTGGTAGACCACCTTCACCCGGTCCTCAGGGTGGTTCAGCAGCCCGAGCCGCCGGATCGTCCGCACGATCTCGTCGCTCTCCGCGTCGTCCATGTGGTGCGTGAAGACCGAGGGCAGACGGTCCGTCTTCAGCGCGGCCTGCGTCCGCCGCATCCGCAACCGCCAGTACTCGTCCACCAGCGAATCCAGGTTCACGCGCCGACCAGCCGCCGCCTCGCGGAACATGCGCTCCCCAAGCGTCGCCGAGATGTGCTCGCAGACCTCGCGCAACTCGCTCAGCACGCCGCGGCTCTGCAGCGCCTCGGGCAGCAGCGAACGCGCCGGCCGCCGAGTGATGATGAAGAACACCACCGTCACGTCGCTCCCTCGACGACGCAGCTCCGCGTTCAGCCGTGCGCAGGCGTCCAGGCACAGGTCGAACCCCTTGTTCCGAGGCTCGAACCGCCCACTGCTGAAGAAATACAGCGTCTTGTCCAGGTCGAAGGCGTAGGTGGGGAAGAAGTGCCCCATCACGAACTGGTGGATACGGTCCTTGAACTGCGCGTGCAGCGTCTGGAACTCGTGCCCCACGCTGTACTGCTCCACGTTCAGCCCGTTCGGCAGCACCAGGTCCGGCTTGCGCCCCAGCAGCGCGCCGCACTCCTCCGCCGTGATCGGAGAGATCGTCGTGAACACGTGCGCCCCGTGCGCTGCCGCGCGCTCGTAGTGGTGCTGCGCCCGGATGCCGTAGCGCCTCGCCTCCGCCTCGTGGTCGATCGTGGTCAGTCGCCTGTAAAAGTCCGGGTCGCTCGTCGCGATGTACCTCCCCAGCAGCGTCGCGTGCGTCGTGAACACCAGGCTCACCGGCAACTGCTCACGCCGGATGAACGGGATCGCCAGCCCGCCCAGCCATTCGTGCATGTGCGCCAGAAGCCGCCTCTGCCCCTGCCCCCCCCCCGAGTCCCGAACCCACACCCGGCACATCACCGCCATCAGCTTCCTGATCGCCTCAGCGAACCCAACCACCCCGTCCACCAGCTCGTCGTTCCCCGGCGACTCGATCCCGTGCTCCGCCCACAGCCTGTACTTCACAGCGTCCAGTTTCGTCCCTGTCAGCGCGTGCTCAAGCAGCACCACCCGCGGCCGCCCCGGCACCAGCCACCGCCCGTGGTGCGATTCCAACCCCTCCGCCCGCAACTCGTCCAGCACACGCCCCATCCATCCTGTCGCCCGCCGCGGCTCTACCTCCAGCGCGGACCTCGCCCCCATGTACGGACCCACCACCATGTAGCGGTTCCCCCACCGCTGCGCCATCGTCGGCGCCTTCGACCGCAGCACCTGGTAGATGCCGCCGATCGGATTGCACACCTCCCACCCGATCTCCATCAGCAGCGCGCCCGCGGGCGCACGCTCGGCGTCCACCTCGGGCGCGTGGCTCACGCGGGACCGCTCCCCCACGCGCGCCGACACCCCGACCTGCTCGTTCACGCTCGCCATCGCTCAACTCTAGAGTACCATCCACACTGACGCCCGCCGACGGGTTCCCGCTCCGGCGCTGCGTCACTC
Proteins encoded in this region:
- a CDS encoding FecR domain-containing protein, producing the protein MTPPPDNPYLWDRTGEPDPRVASLERALRSERAAPDAAALLSALTERGTVAAAPRRHAPALPRSPVLRVSLAAAAAVALSLVGWLVVRPALSPAWEIAALTGDVRLDSSALAGTRGWREGRWVETAEGSRARLTGAGVGRVTVEGGSRLRLLRARAGEHRLELARGEISAFIYAPPRLFFVETPAATAIDMGCAYDLAVGERGDGILRVTAGWVELRARPVASRVPAGASCRISGASGPGIPVFDDAPPSVHAAADALERSGTDADALADLLAAARPRDSLTLWHLIPRTEGDSRAAVIARLAGIAPPADAAVTADAASLDPVALDRWWEDLRRAW
- a CDS encoding prepilin-type N-terminal cleavage/methylation domain-containing protein, with the translated sequence MPPSPPMPPPSTPSPSTAGGKTCAAPGKARNRGRCRNGPPAPCVKFLMRPPRTTAARPGFSLVELLVAIAIIALLIGVLLPALGKARRAARDAACLSNLRQHGIAWTMYLDDFDRFPWGADPEYNKKLRWGWGGVHFYGYDGEDPDAPSDLLAVRRPVNPYLGLDETTDAFARIFRCPNDDGIRYFGHPEVPIPWEEFGAASRAGETTVFGMMGNSYEANRVMYERRINNTPVYGPWFGPDRVKVVPSRFVLLGDSGAMTVALHRRTFEWIVYAWWHGTGRGQLTFLDGSARNENVVGEGAYSMGFGP
- a CDS encoding site-specific DNA-methyltransferase, which produces MIPELKAAASSVGSTRNSIILGDALAVLPTLARQSVHLTVFSPPYDGIRDYGKDWRLDYQSLGSELFGATATGGVCAVVIGDGTKNFAKSMTTFRWAVDWVDRAGWRLFECCIYARHGNPGAWWTQRFRVDHS
- a CDS encoding NADH-quinone oxidoreductase subunit B; translated protein: MGIEAALPTDWVLTTQLQRVINWARRSSLWPMPFATACCGIELMATACSRYDLARFGAEVMRFSPRQSDLLIVAGRIGIKMLPVLQRIYEQITEPKWVISMGACASTGGVFDTYATVQGCDQFIPVDVYVPGCPPRPEQLIEGVMAIQRIVDEDGIPPRGPDGKRVPLGIAVQPGAAGVVRPVGLTVRA
- a CDS encoding YihY family inner membrane protein, with the protein product MSEQTPAQPERAPSATRTLRVAKQVALQIYRTPLPAMAAALAYRTIFGLIPVFVIGLVVLGAFATKEHVTEVVRDLLRYAGLTEIVVEPEPEASDFGAVGAGFLPIVPTEGGAEAREQAKGAAARLDAWVEQLVLNVREVKLVAIGLTGLAMLAYAALSFVVEIERAFNRIYHAPTGRSWPRRVTQYWTMLTLGSVFLVASFYVGGSFTGWVAKIDGGGDQSALVPIAGFAVTVVISTGLLVFLYVTVPNTRVSIKTALAGAVLAALLWEGGKWGFTAFLQWSKNYARLYGAVALIPLFMLWIYVTWVIVLLGLQVSYIMQTFRHGVLARVDALDRPPVVDGATVVALAAHVASRFQGGKPVAPDEAARSLGLEPALAERLLEEMADEGLLHRVPAGRDEVRFALARPPESVRATEALAVGIGASSGRADRADSADLSTLGKLRRREAEAFAGMTLADLVERPSVPAAGVESRGESTNAPEPA
- a CDS encoding rRNA pseudouridine synthase — translated: MTTPGQRATRPRKTTTTREQGERLQRVLAHAGIASRRACEELIAEGRVRVNGRIVRELPVFVRLGEDTVEVDGTPVRSPERHIYILLNKPARALSAVADEPGAARRTVLDFVDHPSGVRLYPVGRLDYHTTGLVLLTNDGELANRLSHPRYGVAKSYHAVVKGRLEEDALARLEQGIYLAERREGRTVGAARASHVGLRIVKRDRDATVLEVTLREGRNRQVRRMLAAVGCPVKRLERVAMGPLRLKGVARGQWRELTAAEVRSLRKASTAVEREVGPGGAA
- a CDS encoding glycogen debranching protein, whose translation is MARVAAMEAEWLEPDGLGGFASGTVSGVRTRRYHALLLASRTPPTDRFVLVNGLDAWLTGGECPVPLCAHRYAPDVLHPRGDRWVESFVREPWPTWTYRLPDRTRVQHEVFVPRGRPMVVLSWRLLTGRKGAGLSVRPLISVRDYHATHHENPSFNAGSERRGDAVIWRPYYGVPTIAARTNGVYREAMEWYRRFLYSEEARRGLDSVEDLASPGHFEFDLSAGEAWMILSTDTPREPGTSGEPTLEELRRSERARRAVLGTGLAASAQAYVVSRGLSKTIIAGYPWFTDWGRDTFISVRGLCLATGRLEEARSILGEWSRFVVDGMLPNRFPDAGTQPEYHSVDAALWFVQAAWEFLETVKRARLRLEAGEEGSLRSAVRGIVAGHLRGTRHGVRVTEDGLLAAGERGTSLTWMDARVDGRAITPRVGKPVEVQALWINAARIAAEMEPRDAKLDAAWRRGLASFRERFWNAERGMLHDVVDADHAPGAADSSLRPNQVFAVGGLRWSLLEPERAARVVDVVERELWTPMGLRTLGPREPGYRGRFEGGPRERDEAYHNGTAWPWLLGPFVEAWVRVRGGTAEAKREARERFVEPLVRNAEAGGLGHIAEVADGDPPHRTGGCPFQAWSVGEVLRAECGMLKEGGGKDEVWIA
- a CDS encoding glycogen synthase; translation: MASVNEQVGVSARVGERSRVSHAPEVDAERAPAGALLMEIGWEVCNPIGGIYQVLRSKAPTMAQRWGNRYMVVGPYMGARSALEVEPRRATGWMGRVLDELRAEGLESHHGRWLVPGRPRVVLLEHALTGTKLDAVKYRLWAEHGIESPGNDELVDGVVGFAEAIRKLMAVMCRVWVRDSGGGQGQRRLLAHMHEWLGGLAIPFIRREQLPVSLVFTTHATLLGRYIATSDPDFYRRLTTIDHEAEARRYGIRAQHHYERAAAHGAHVFTTISPITAEECGALLGRKPDLVLPNGLNVEQYSVGHEFQTLHAQFKDRIHQFVMGHFFPTYAFDLDKTLYFFSSGRFEPRNKGFDLCLDACARLNAELRRRGSDVTVVFFIITRRPARSLLPEALQSRGVLSELREVCEHISATLGERMFREAAAGRRVNLDSLVDEYWRLRMRRTQAALKTDRLPSVFTHHMDDAESDEIVRTIRRLGLLNHPEDRVKVVYHPDFISPTNPLWGMEYEQFVRGCHLGVFPSAYEPWGYTPLECVTMGVPAVTSDLAGFGRHVAENFADHDRWGLWILPRRGREYGESADLLARRMLEFCTLDRRARVALRNQVEQRSWNFDWSRVSRPYHVAHDLALARARAGTY